One genomic window of Oleomonas cavernae includes the following:
- a CDS encoding TadG family pilus assembly protein, whose translation MGTREPKRPIWERGAAALVFMVAMPVLIGTLSMVVDLGYAFHAKQSLQDTLDLAAIAAARHLDGGTGGTAGAVAAAQVVLTDNGYGTLALTQACVDPTADDQVTFCLGTYDSHKSGGGLVYPVADRFTAGGTNPRAVRLSGRGSSPSFFAGALGVTDLDVSARATSAFVGSPLAMLTIRSTLVHLDSSQGTVLNAVFGGLLGGNLNLSLVSWQGLIDTDINLLDFVDELAIGLHLDAGGTDQVLSTDAAVGTVLQAAIDALERDGGSAINATAIDGLADLQAIVPAGQTMRLGSILSLASGTPAAGMDATLSVFDLTQAIVQAANGENGLAASIPLDLGDNNTVTLRLSVVEPPQLSAIGNPELAKANPFGPNQIYVRTAQVRAVVSLELAGLTGIANLASKVANLVAPVTTLLNDLFHLDLVTVIGSLLGVPHDMVDIIIVPGDPVRIDVSLDLGAGKARVTDFNCPPNSKPESLTIAVKTAIANLRIGQVDLDSIFSPISSPASSRSRWSISASRPAPGPRSCSSAVRPAGRSKAGRGGPDRHRCRGHRLGTYL comes from the coding sequence ATGGGAACACGAGAGCCGAAGCGGCCGATCTGGGAGCGTGGCGCCGCCGCGCTGGTCTTCATGGTGGCCATGCCGGTCCTGATCGGCACCCTGTCCATGGTGGTCGACCTCGGCTATGCCTTTCACGCCAAGCAGAGCTTGCAGGACACGCTCGACCTCGCCGCCATCGCGGCGGCCCGCCATCTCGACGGCGGCACCGGGGGCACGGCAGGGGCGGTCGCCGCTGCCCAGGTGGTGCTGACCGACAACGGCTACGGCACGCTGGCGCTGACCCAGGCTTGCGTCGATCCCACGGCCGATGATCAGGTAACCTTCTGCCTGGGAACCTACGACTCGCACAAGAGCGGCGGCGGCCTGGTCTACCCGGTCGCCGATCGATTCACCGCGGGCGGGACCAATCCGCGCGCCGTGCGCTTGAGCGGGCGCGGGTCGAGCCCGTCGTTTTTCGCCGGTGCGCTGGGCGTCACCGACCTCGACGTCTCGGCCCGGGCCACCAGTGCCTTCGTCGGTTCGCCGCTTGCCATGCTGACCATTCGAAGCACCCTGGTACACCTCGACAGCAGCCAGGGGACGGTCCTGAACGCGGTGTTCGGCGGCCTGCTGGGCGGGAACCTGAACCTCTCCCTGGTCAGTTGGCAGGGGCTCATCGACACCGACATCAACCTGCTGGATTTCGTCGACGAACTCGCTATCGGCCTCCACCTCGACGCGGGCGGCACGGATCAGGTGCTGTCGACGGATGCGGCGGTCGGCACCGTGCTGCAAGCCGCCATCGATGCCCTGGAACGTGACGGCGGCAGCGCGATCAACGCCACCGCGATCGATGGCCTCGCCGACCTCCAGGCCATCGTCCCGGCCGGCCAAACCATGCGCCTGGGCTCGATCCTCAGCCTGGCGAGCGGTACGCCCGCGGCTGGCATGGACGCGACGCTCAGCGTCTTCGACCTGACCCAGGCCATCGTCCAGGCGGCCAATGGCGAGAACGGGCTGGCGGCCAGCATTCCGCTCGACCTGGGGGACAACAACACCGTCACGCTGCGCCTGTCGGTCGTCGAGCCGCCGCAACTATCGGCGATCGGCAATCCGGAACTGGCGAAGGCCAATCCTTTTGGGCCCAACCAGATCTATGTCCGCACGGCGCAGGTCCGGGCGGTGGTCTCGCTGGAACTGGCGGGCCTGACCGGCATCGCCAATCTCGCCAGCAAAGTGGCCAATCTGGTCGCGCCGGTGACGACGCTGCTCAACGATCTGTTCCACCTCGACCTGGTCACGGTGATCGGCTCGCTCCTGGGCGTGCCCCACGATATGGTGGATATCATCATCGTGCCGGGCGACCCGGTTCGCATCGATGTTAGCCTCGACCTTGGCGCCGGCAAGGCGCGTGTCACCGATTTCAATTGCCCGCCCAACAGCAAGCCGGAATCGCTGACGATCGCCGTGAAGACGGCGATCGCCAACCTGCGCATCGGCCAAGTCGATCTCGACAGTATCTTTTCTCCGATATCGAGCCCAGCGTCGAGCCGATCGCGCTGGTCGATATCGGCCTCAAGACCTGCACCCGGACCGCGATCCTGTTCGTCAGCTGTGCGCCCCGCCGGCCGTTCGAAGGCGGGGCGTGGGGGTCCTGATCGACACCGATGCCGGGGCCACCGATTGGGAACATACCTATAA
- a CDS encoding WS/DGAT domain-containing protein encodes MLVSIATDVADPLARLAAVHENTQKSKSLTNAIGARNLTDYSRFVPSATAALATRLYTRMKVADAHAPIFNCVITNVPGPQIPLYSLGAQMTAQIGFGPIFDGMGLLIAIFSYNGTISIGVNSCRRIMPDIADFVDFLGESLVELEAAAIVALKEEAKRATLESEAIAKAAAAEPVTRAPRRTRRRPGEIPPVATGAAG; translated from the coding sequence ATGCTGGTCTCGATCGCGACCGACGTCGCCGATCCCCTGGCGCGCCTGGCCGCGGTGCACGAGAACACCCAGAAGTCCAAGAGCCTGACCAACGCCATCGGCGCCCGCAACCTGACCGACTATTCGCGCTTCGTGCCCTCGGCCACGGCGGCGCTGGCGACCCGGCTCTATACCAGGATGAAGGTCGCGGATGCCCATGCCCCGATCTTCAACTGCGTCATCACCAACGTGCCGGGCCCGCAGATTCCGCTCTACAGCCTGGGCGCCCAGATGACGGCGCAGATCGGCTTTGGCCCGATCTTCGACGGCATGGGCCTGCTGATCGCCATCTTCAGCTACAACGGCACGATCTCGATCGGCGTCAATTCCTGCCGGCGGATCATGCCCGACATCGCCGATTTCGTCGATTTCCTGGGCGAATCCCTGGTCGAGCTGGAAGCGGCGGCGATCGTCGCCCTGAAGGAGGAGGCCAAGCGGGCGACGCTCGAGAGCGAGGCCATCGCCAAGGCCGCGGCCGCCGAGCCGGTCACGCGGGCGCCGCGCCGGACCCGCCGCCGTCCCGGTGAAATCCCGCCGGTGGCGACCGGCGCCGCCGGCTGA
- a CDS encoding wax ester/triacylglycerol synthase domain-containing protein, translated as MVRCRHPRARVAPREGDRIDAPAQWFGPGVPLPRNPNSPMHIAGLCFYDPSTATVPFSFEAIRSGVEQRLHLARTFRQRLVEVPFSLDRAYWIEDPDFDLDYHLRHVAVPSPGDWRSLVTMCSRILSHPLDRTRPLWEFYVIEGLDGIDWLPKGAFATLIKIHHAAIDGVSGNDILFALTDLTPEGRNIEPPRKRWVPERVPSTVQLLLRTAATGIAAPFKLLELVPRVASTVITSVARLPQYREDPPPAPFQAPKTPLNVPISPQRVWDGTVLSLEAVKRVRKAVEGATVNDVILTICAGALRRWLQKRDALPEKSLIAFAPISVRNEAEKGPWATRSRACWSRSRPTSPIPWRAWPRCTRTPRSPRA; from the coding sequence ATGGTTCGATGCCGGCATCCTCGCGCCCGCGTCGCGCCCCGTGAAGGAGACCGGATCGATGCACCAGCTCAGTGGTTTGGACCAGGGGTTCCTCTACCTCGAAACCCGAATTCCCCCATGCATATCGCCGGGCTGTGCTTCTACGACCCGTCGACCGCGACGGTGCCGTTCAGCTTCGAGGCGATTCGCAGCGGCGTCGAACAGCGCCTGCATCTGGCCCGCACCTTCCGCCAGCGCCTGGTCGAGGTGCCGTTCTCGCTCGACCGCGCCTATTGGATCGAGGATCCGGATTTCGACCTCGACTATCACCTGCGCCATGTCGCCGTGCCGTCGCCGGGCGATTGGCGCTCGCTGGTCACCATGTGCTCGCGCATTCTCTCCCACCCGCTCGACCGCACGCGGCCTCTGTGGGAATTCTACGTGATCGAAGGGCTGGACGGCATCGACTGGCTGCCCAAGGGCGCCTTCGCCACCCTGATCAAGATCCACCATGCCGCGATCGACGGCGTCTCGGGCAATGACATTCTGTTCGCCCTGACCGACCTGACGCCCGAAGGCCGTAATATCGAGCCGCCGCGCAAGCGCTGGGTGCCCGAACGGGTACCCTCGACCGTGCAACTGCTGCTGCGCACCGCGGCCACCGGCATCGCCGCGCCGTTCAAGCTGCTGGAACTGGTGCCGCGTGTCGCCTCGACCGTCATCACCTCGGTCGCGCGCCTGCCGCAGTACCGCGAGGATCCGCCGCCGGCCCCGTTCCAGGCGCCCAAGACCCCGCTCAACGTGCCGATCTCGCCCCAGCGGGTGTGGGACGGCACGGTGCTGTCGCTGGAGGCGGTGAAGCGCGTGCGCAAGGCGGTGGAGGGGGCGACCGTCAACGACGTGATCCTGACCATCTGCGCCGGCGCCCTGCGCCGCTGGCTGCAGAAGCGCGATGCCCTGCCCGAGAAGTCGCTGATCGCCTTCGCCCCGATCTCGGTGCGCAACGAGGCCGAGAAGGGGCCCTGGGCAACCAGGTCTCGGGCATGCTGGTCTCGATCGCGACCGACGTCGCCGATCCCCTGGCGCGCCTGGCCGCGGTGCACGAGAACACCCAGAAGTCCAAGAGCCTGA
- a CDS encoding TadE family protein: MIEFAMVSTLLVTMLFGILTYGEVLAHYIQLRYAVGEISRQMAVGEDENARSATFTNLHDKMVDAFKSDAVTATCASFKITPTGAGADAKVLVEGSYQLTDACRFMPAVVPLPTSLTTLSVSNLVSVRGGV; the protein is encoded by the coding sequence ATGATCGAATTTGCCATGGTCAGTACATTGTTGGTCACCATGCTGTTCGGCATCCTCACCTATGGTGAGGTATTGGCCCACTACATTCAGCTTCGTTATGCGGTGGGCGAGATTTCCCGGCAGATGGCGGTGGGCGAGGATGAGAACGCGCGCAGCGCGACGTTCACCAACCTGCACGATAAGATGGTCGATGCCTTCAAGAGCGATGCCGTTACGGCCACCTGCGCCTCCTTCAAAATAACCCCGACCGGCGCCGGCGCCGACGCAAAGGTGCTCGTCGAGGGCAGCTACCAGCTTACCGATGCCTGCCGCTTCATGCCCGCGGTCGTGCCGCTTCCAACCAGCCTGACGACCCTGTCGGTTTCCAATCTTGTTTCCGTGCGCGGAGGGGTTTGA
- a CDS encoding WS/DGAT/MGAT family O-acyltransferase, with product MQRLSGLDASFLYIETPSNHMHVGMLWVLKRPPAGDTPYFDRVRKLVEGRLHLSKTYRRRLLPVPFDIDHPLWLEDPDFDLDFHLRHIAVPPPGDAPKLLELVARLHSRALDRSRPLWEMYVIEGLEDGQVAVYIKIHHCCIDGMAGTELMVSLLDFSAEPREVPPPDKPWTPERAPTDVEVLLRASVNGVVQPMRMLRRLPKVIGAGIAFGRRALARSEPMPTAPFQAPKTPFNRALTPHRRYAVGAVPLDRIKAVKNALGATVNDIILGMCAGALRRYLELHNELPDKPLLAVCPVSVRKEDDKSGANNAVSAMFVSLATDIADPLARVTAIQASTGQAKEAHKALPATNLQDWSVFAAPLVAAQAARLYSRYKVADLHRPPYNVIISNVPGPPFALYLAGAELLHSYPISLPIEGIGLNITIMSYRDEVAIGLTADREAVPDIDLLMSLMPQALDEIEAALKKKAA from the coding sequence ATGCAGCGGCTGAGCGGCCTCGACGCTTCGTTCCTCTATATCGAAACCCCCAGCAACCACATGCACGTCGGCATGCTGTGGGTCCTGAAACGCCCGCCGGCCGGCGACACGCCCTATTTCGACCGGGTGCGCAAGCTGGTCGAGGGCCGGCTGCACCTGTCCAAGACCTATCGCCGCCGGCTGCTGCCGGTGCCCTTCGACATCGACCATCCGCTGTGGCTGGAAGACCCGGATTTCGATCTCGACTTCCACCTGCGCCACATCGCCGTGCCGCCGCCGGGCGACGCGCCCAAGCTGCTGGAACTGGTGGCCCGGCTGCACTCGCGCGCGCTGGATCGCAGCCGCCCCCTATGGGAGATGTACGTCATCGAGGGGCTGGAGGACGGCCAGGTAGCGGTCTACATCAAGATCCACCATTGCTGCATCGACGGCATGGCGGGAACCGAACTGATGGTCTCGCTGCTCGATTTCTCGGCCGAGCCGCGCGAGGTGCCGCCGCCCGACAAGCCCTGGACGCCCGAACGGGCGCCGACCGATGTCGAGGTGCTGCTGCGGGCCTCGGTCAACGGCGTGGTCCAGCCCATGCGCATGCTGCGCCGGCTGCCCAAGGTGATCGGCGCCGGCATCGCCTTCGGCCGCCGCGCCCTGGCCCGCAGCGAGCCGATGCCCACCGCCCCCTTCCAGGCGCCCAAGACCCCGTTCAACCGGGCCCTGACGCCGCATCGGCGCTATGCCGTCGGCGCGGTGCCGCTGGACCGGATCAAGGCGGTGAAGAATGCCCTGGGCGCCACGGTGAACGACATCATCCTGGGCATGTGCGCGGGTGCCTTGCGGCGTTACCTGGAGCTTCACAACGAATTGCCGGACAAGCCGCTGCTGGCGGTGTGCCCGGTTTCGGTGCGCAAGGAGGACGACAAGAGCGGGGCCAACAACGCGGTCTCGGCCATGTTCGTCTCGCTGGCGACCGACATCGCCGATCCGCTGGCCCGGGTCACCGCGATCCAGGCCTCGACCGGCCAGGCCAAGGAGGCGCACAAGGCCCTGCCCGCCACCAATCTCCAGGACTGGTCGGTCTTTGCCGCCCCCCTGGTCGCGGCCCAGGCGGCACGGCTCTATTCGCGTTACAAGGTCGCCGACCTGCATCGGCCGCCCTACAACGTGATCATCTCCAACGTCCCCGGCCCGCCCTTCGCGCTCTACCTGGCCGGGGCGGAACTGCTGCACTCGTATCCGATCTCCCTGCCGATCGAGGGCATCGGCCTCAACATCACCATCATGTCCTACCGCGACGAGGTGGCGATCGGCCTGACCGCCGACCGCGAGGCCGTGCCCGACATCGACCTGCTGATGTCGCTGATGCCCCAAGCGCTGGACGAGATCGAGGCTGCGCTGAAGAAGAAGGCGGCGTAA
- the trhA gene encoding PAQR family membrane homeostasis protein TrhA — MSDSVYDWGPRAYGAGELAADRWVHILGVAFAVLGTIALLIVVGIFGDGGAFASVVPYVIGLNAMLICSAAYNLTKPSPRREFLRRFDHAAIFLMIAGTYTPLTTRYLDGAWAITITLVIWAIAVAGVCVKIAFPRRYERVSIAIYLAMGWMLVIPIRPLLASLELSTMILIAVGGVLFTVGTLFHVRHRMPYQNAVWHGFVLAASACHYAAIMRGMAFGLGAGGI; from the coding sequence GTGAGCGACAGCGTCTATGATTGGGGGCCGCGCGCCTACGGTGCCGGTGAACTGGCGGCCGATCGCTGGGTGCACATCCTGGGCGTGGCCTTTGCCGTGCTGGGCACCATCGCGCTGCTGATCGTGGTCGGCATCTTCGGCGATGGCGGCGCCTTTGCCTCGGTCGTGCCCTATGTCATCGGCCTCAACGCCATGCTGATCTGTTCGGCCGCCTACAACCTCACCAAGCCGTCGCCGCGCCGGGAATTCCTGCGCCGCTTCGATCATGCCGCCATTTTCCTGATGATCGCCGGCACCTATACGCCGCTGACCACGCGCTATCTCGACGGCGCCTGGGCCATCACCATCACCCTGGTGATCTGGGCCATCGCGGTGGCCGGGGTCTGCGTGAAGATCGCCTTTCCCCGCCGCTACGAGCGGGTCTCGATCGCGATCTATCTGGCGATGGGCTGGATGCTGGTGATCCCGATCCGGCCGCTGCTCGCCTCGCTCGAACTCTCCACCATGATCCTCATCGCCGTGGGCGGGGTGCTGTTCACCGTCGGCACTCTCTTCCACGTCCGCCACCGCATGCCCTATCAGAACGCGGTCTGGCACGGCTTCGTCCTCGCTGCCTCGGCCTGTCACTACGCCGCGATCATGCGGGGCATGGCCTTCGGGCTCGGCGCCGGCGGCATCTGA
- a CDS encoding CHAP domain-containing protein: protein MLAAIAMACVFSLNAPAHAIECVPYARQVSGVAIMGDAWTWWGQARTAGYQTGGRPQEGAVMVFKRSGSMRRGHVAVVRQVVDSREVIVDHANWASRRSGRKGRIDRGVSVIDVSPRNDWSMVRVWYPIVDDYGTSVYPLYGFVYGGSGDVPEMEAAVVEVKETVPVATPFSVRPDLAAPGTLQSQFHGATVQIRAGKPVVMGRPVVSAGDLPTPPEAVEPACRPTERADEARRPSPRKPQLVSLSAPMATLPVKRVAVKPAASKISSGKPMRASLADAGQPPALPSVKPTR, encoded by the coding sequence ATGCTTGCGGCCATCGCAATGGCCTGTGTCTTTTCTCTCAACGCGCCGGCTCATGCCATCGAATGCGTCCCCTATGCCCGCCAGGTGTCGGGGGTGGCGATCATGGGCGATGCCTGGACCTGGTGGGGCCAGGCGCGTACCGCCGGCTACCAGACCGGCGGGCGCCCGCAAGAGGGCGCGGTCATGGTCTTCAAGCGCAGCGGCTCGATGCGCCGCGGCCACGTCGCCGTGGTTCGCCAGGTGGTCGACAGTCGCGAGGTCATCGTCGATCACGCCAACTGGGCCAGCCGCCGCAGCGGCCGCAAGGGCCGCATCGATCGCGGCGTGTCGGTGATCGACGTCAGCCCGCGCAATGATTGGTCGATGGTGCGGGTCTGGTACCCGATCGTCGACGACTACGGCACCAGCGTCTATCCGCTCTACGGCTTCGTCTATGGCGGCAGCGGCGACGTGCCCGAGATGGAAGCCGCGGTGGTCGAGGTCAAGGAGACCGTGCCCGTGGCAACGCCGTTCAGCGTCCGGCCCGATCTGGCAGCGCCCGGCACCCTGCAATCGCAATTCCACGGGGCAACCGTGCAAATTCGCGCCGGCAAGCCGGTGGTGATGGGCCGCCCCGTGGTGTCGGCCGGCGATCTGCCGACACCGCCCGAAGCGGTCGAGCCGGCCTGCCGCCCGACCGAACGGGCCGACGAGGCCCGCCGTCCGTCGCCGCGCAAGCCCCAACTGGTTTCGCTCAGCGCGCCCATGGCGACCCTGCCGGTCAAGCGGGTGGCGGTGAAGCCCGCGGCGAGCAAGATCTCCTCGGGCAAGCCGATGCGCGCGTCGCTCGCCGACGCGGGCCAGCCGCCCGCCCTGCCCAGTGTGAAGCCTACCCGCTGA
- a CDS encoding N-formylglutamate amidohydrolase, with protein MSLLEPDEPPAVEIVNPQGTSEAVLICDHASARLPRRLGDLGLSEAQRLEHIGWDIGAAAVARRLSLAIDAPLVLTGYSRLAIDCNRPPGVPTSIPVLTGSVEVPGNRDLSEADKAARVTGLFEPYHAAIAALLDGRAAAGKASAVLAIHSFTPHLGDARPWNIGVTYGRDRRLAGCFLETLQAFWPGIVVGDNQPYAVTDSGDYAMPVYGERRGLLHVLIELRQDGVTDATGQIRWADRLAACWRQFAGDLPALALQPVS; from the coding sequence ATGTCCCTGCTTGAGCCCGACGAACCCCCGGCGGTCGAAATCGTCAACCCGCAAGGGACCAGCGAGGCCGTCCTTATCTGCGACCATGCCAGCGCCCGCCTGCCCCGCCGCCTGGGTGACCTGGGCCTGAGTGAAGCGCAACGTCTGGAGCACATCGGTTGGGACATCGGCGCCGCGGCGGTGGCACGGCGGCTGTCGCTGGCGATCGACGCGCCGCTGGTCCTGACCGGCTATTCCCGCCTGGCGATCGACTGCAACCGGCCGCCCGGCGTGCCGACCTCGATCCCCGTCCTGACCGGGAGCGTCGAGGTGCCGGGCAACCGGGACCTGAGCGAGGCCGACAAGGCCGCCCGGGTCACTGGCCTGTTCGAGCCCTACCACGCCGCCATCGCCGCCCTGCTGGACGGCCGGGCGGCGGCGGGCAAGGCCAGCGCCGTGCTGGCGATCCATTCGTTCACGCCCCACCTGGGCGACGCGCGGCCCTGGAATATTGGCGTCACCTATGGCCGCGACCGGCGCCTGGCGGGCTGCTTCCTCGAGACGCTGCAGGCCTTCTGGCCCGGCATCGTCGTGGGCGACAACCAGCCCTATGCGGTGACCGATTCAGGGGACTACGCCATGCCGGTCTATGGCGAGCGGCGCGGCCTGCTCCACGTGCTGATCGAGTTGCGCCAGGACGGCGTGACCGACGCGACGGGCCAGATCCGCTGGGCCGACCGGCTGGCCGCCTGCTGGCGGCAATTCGCGGGCGACCTGCCGGCACTGGCCTTGCAACCGGTCAGTTGA
- a CDS encoding pilus assembly protein TadG-related protein: protein MRRERGAAAILFALALPILVGVIAFVTDLGYAYYSKQTLQDTLDLAAIAAARQLDGGTGATPAATTAARTVLDDNGFTDFSLASGCAIPTTDNAVFLCLGNYAARDSSGAFQYPLSSRFTAGGTKQKAVRLSAKGDSPSFFARIFGIDELDYSVQSTAARGGSNLAQLTIRSALVSANPNLVLGLLGGNGSLTVLGSNGIATANINLLTFLDALAPSVGVAAGNYDQVLGSQVSIGTLLTTAATVLGTGTTAGIELTGLNTAGSGLSAAIREANITLSDLIGVQTGTAAAGLDMTINALDLVQGGLMAANGVNGLQGGVGLGTSSSSILNGTATVTVKFAVVEPPQLSAIGDPALAKAATDQRFGAGAIYVRTGQVRVYISIQLPVLGPVTTAVNNLLASAPLVSDLVTALNQAASLNIAGLLSTVVGGLVGALLGSTQHKTVFGLEVLPTPRLDISIDLAGGEAYVTDYTCPTGNGTKDLTVRAASSAAIVRVGTMDAASVFASKVPVAVEPLPILNIWTRSGTFCKPPLLNLLARVPATHRRTMFTGMVRGSTMAAAGWACL, encoded by the coding sequence ATGCGCAGGGAACGCGGCGCCGCGGCGATCCTGTTTGCACTGGCGCTGCCGATTCTCGTCGGTGTCATCGCCTTTGTGACCGACCTGGGCTACGCCTATTATTCCAAGCAGACCCTTCAGGACACGCTGGATCTGGCGGCGATTGCCGCGGCGCGGCAACTCGACGGCGGTACCGGGGCGACCCCTGCCGCAACGACGGCGGCGCGGACCGTTCTCGACGACAACGGGTTTACCGATTTCTCGCTCGCTTCGGGCTGCGCCATACCCACCACCGACAATGCGGTCTTTCTATGCTTGGGCAACTACGCCGCCAGGGACAGCAGCGGCGCTTTCCAATACCCGCTCAGCAGCCGGTTCACCGCTGGCGGCACCAAACAAAAGGCGGTCCGCCTGAGCGCCAAGGGCGATTCGCCCAGCTTCTTTGCGCGCATTTTCGGCATCGATGAGCTGGACTATTCGGTGCAATCGACGGCGGCCCGGGGCGGCAGCAATTTGGCCCAACTGACGATCAGGAGCGCCCTGGTCAGTGCCAACCCGAACCTGGTGCTGGGCCTGCTGGGCGGCAACGGCAGCTTGACCGTGCTCGGCTCGAACGGGATCGCCACAGCGAACATCAATTTGCTCACCTTCCTCGACGCGCTGGCCCCCAGCGTCGGCGTTGCCGCGGGCAATTACGACCAGGTACTGGGCAGCCAGGTCAGCATCGGCACCCTGCTGACAACTGCGGCCACGGTCCTGGGCACCGGCACCACCGCGGGCATCGAACTGACCGGCCTCAATACCGCGGGCAGCGGCTTATCGGCTGCCATAAGAGAGGCGAATATAACGCTGTCCGATCTGATCGGTGTGCAAACCGGAACGGCGGCGGCCGGTCTCGATATGACGATCAACGCACTTGATCTGGTTCAGGGCGGGCTGATGGCCGCCAACGGCGTCAATGGTTTGCAGGGTGGGGTTGGGCTGGGCACATCGAGCAGCAGCATCCTGAACGGGACCGCCACGGTGACGGTGAAGTTCGCCGTGGTCGAACCGCCGCAATTGTCCGCGATCGGCGACCCGGCCCTGGCGAAGGCGGCCACGGACCAGCGGTTCGGGGCGGGCGCGATCTATGTCCGCACCGGCCAGGTGCGAGTATATATCTCGATCCAGTTGCCGGTGCTCGGCCCCGTAACCACGGCGGTCAACAACCTGCTGGCGAGCGCGCCGCTGGTCAGCGATCTGGTAACCGCGCTCAATCAGGCCGCTAGTTTGAACATTGCCGGTCTGTTGTCGACCGTTGTCGGCGGGCTGGTCGGCGCCCTGCTAGGGTCGACGCAGCACAAGACGGTATTTGGGCTTGAGGTTTTGCCGACTCCGCGGCTCGACATCAGCATTGATCTGGCCGGCGGCGAGGCTTACGTGACGGACTACACTTGTCCCACCGGCAACGGCACAAAGGATCTCACGGTGCGGGCCGCATCCAGCGCGGCGATCGTTCGCGTCGGCACGATGGACGCCGCCTCGGTCTTTGCATCGAAGGTCCCCGTTGCGGTCGAACCACTCCCGATTCTCAACATCTGGACAAGATCCGGCACCTTCTGCAAACCACCTCTTCTCAATCTTTTGGCGCGTGTTCCGGCTACGCACCGCCGGACTATGTTCACTGGGATGGTCCGCGGCTCGACTATGGCGGCGGCGGGTTGGGCTTGCTTGTAG
- a CDS encoding TadE/TadG family type IV pilus assembly protein, which yields MMPVSSIDQGRGERGAAVIEFALIASLMVTLLFGVMTYGEILADYVQLRYRLGELSRQVSVGEDAADRQEIYNRAIAEALQGFMQPRTGCAGPTFSPLTLPTAGQVTITVTFSLDDSCRIMPEVLPIPDELSVDSTFTVPAD from the coding sequence ATGATGCCCGTCTCGTCAATTGATCAAGGCCGCGGGGAGCGCGGCGCCGCGGTCATCGAATTCGCGCTCATCGCCTCGCTGATGGTGACGCTGCTGTTCGGCGTCATGACCTATGGCGAGATCCTGGCCGACTACGTTCAGTTGCGCTACCGGCTGGGCGAATTGTCGCGCCAGGTATCCGTGGGCGAGGACGCCGCCGACCGCCAGGAAATCTATAATCGGGCCATCGCCGAGGCCCTCCAGGGCTTCATGCAGCCTAGGACCGGTTGCGCCGGCCCGACGTTCTCGCCGCTCACCTTGCCGACCGCCGGCCAGGTCACCATCACGGTGACCTTCTCGCTCGACGATTCCTGCCGGATCATGCCCGAAGTCCTGCCCATCCCCGACGAATTGAGCGTCGACAGCACCTTCACCGTGCCTGCCGACTGA